The genomic segment TCACCGCGTCGGCCGAGCCGAGCCTGCCGCCCCGCAGCGCCGCGCAGCTCCTCGTCGATCTGCAGACCGCCCGGCTGGGCGGGCTCTCCGGCACCGTCGTGCAGCGGGCCGACCTCGGTCTGCCGGCGCTGCCGGGGTTGGGCGCCCAGGCCACCGAGAACCTCTCGGCGCTGGTGGCCGGCAGCAACACGGTCCGGGTCTGGTACGCCGGTCCGGAACAGGTCCGGGTGGCGGTGCTGGGCACCCTCGGCGAGACCGACGTGATCCGCAACGGATCGGACGTGTGGGTCTGGAACAGCCGCACCAACGAGGCGCAGCACCGGGTGCTGGTCAACCGCGCCGAACCCGACGGCCACATCGCCGGCCCGGCGGAGCTGGCGTTGACCCCGCAGCAGGCCGCCGATCGCGCGTTGGCCGCGATCGACCCGAGCACCGAGGTGAGTGTCGGCCGGTCGGCCACCATCGCCGGCCGGGAGGCGTACGAGCTGGTTCTCGATCCGCGCGACGCCACCTCCCTGATCGGTCAGGTGCGGATCGCCATCGACGCCACCGAGCATGTTCCGCTGCGCTTCGAGGTGTTCGCCACCGGCGCCGACGACGCGGCCTTCGAGGTCGCCTTCACCCAGGTCGACTTCGCCCGGCCGGACCCCGAGCAGTTCGTGTTCAACCCGCCCGCCGGCACCACCGTGACCGAGGAGGAGCCGCTCGACGGCGCCGGCGATCCCCACGCCGGCAAGCCCGGCATCCCGGGCTCCGAGGCCGGCAAGCCCGACGGAGCCGACGGGGCTGGTTGGACCACGGCCGGTACCGGCTGGACCACCGTGCTGGTGGCCCGGACGGGCCAGGGCGACGGTCCGGCGAAGGCCGGGGACGCGAGCGCGCCGGCCGACCGCGAGCCGGCCCTGACCGCACTGCTGGAGCAGCTCCCGGCCGTCTCCGGCGACTGGGGCAGCGGCCGGCTGCTGAGTTCGAACCTGTTCAGCGCCCTACTCACCGACGACGGCCGGCTGCTCGTCGGCGCGGTCACCCCGCAGCGGTTGTACGAGGTCGCCGCGGCCCGCTGAGGCTCAGGCACCCTGGCGGCTGTCGGCATCCCGCCGACAGCCGCCTACCCGTGCCTCCGTCTTGGCGGACGCGCTGTGGCAGGCTATCTTCGACGTTTTGGGACACAAAAAAGAACGGCAAATTAATGCCGTTCAGAGCACCGATTTTATTCGACAGGGAGTTGGTTTGTCAAGGCAATCCGGCGGCACAGACACCCGTTCCGCACCTCAGCGGCCGGACCAGCGTCACGACGGCGCCGGCCTGGCACAACCGGACCGCGACCCGCGGCCCGAGGGCCAGGACCGGGAGATCTCCCAGGAGCAGCGGTACGTGACCATGCTCTACGGTCGCCTCGACGAACTGCGCGCGCTGGCCGCCGGGCGGTTGGCCGAACATCTGCGGTACACCGGCGGCACCCAGCAGGCCCGCTCCCAGCGGGACAGCACGGTCGCCATGTACAGCGAGCAGGTCCAGCGATTCGGCGCGGTGGAGAGCGGGCTCTGTTTCGGCCGACTCGATTTCGACAACGGAACCCGCCGCTACATCGGCCGGATCGGAATCTTCGACCACTCCGACTCCGACGCCGCCGACGCCGCCGACGGCGCCGACCGCGATCCGGACGAACCGCTGCTGATGGACTGGCGGGCACCGGCGGCCCGGCCGTTCTACCTGGCCACCGCGGCGGCCCCGGACGGGGTACGCCGCCGCCGGCACATCCGCACCCGGAACCGCACGGTGGTCGGCCTCGACGACGAGGTGTTGGACCTGCGCAGCGTCCGCCCCTCCGACCACGTGGAGCTGACCGGCGAGGCGGCCCTGCTGGCCGCGGTTTCCGCCGGCCGGACCGGCCGGATGAGCGACATCGTGCAGACCATCCAGGCCGAGCAGGACCGGGTGATCCGCTCGGAGCTGCCCGGCGTGCTTGTCGTGCAGGGCGGGCCGGGCACCGGCAAGACCGCGGTCGCGCTGCACCGGGCGGCCTACCTGCTCTACACCCACCGCCAGCAGCTCTCCAGCCGGGGTGTGCTGGTGGTCGGCCCGAACGCGACCTTCCTGCGCTACATCTCCCAGGTGCTGCCGGCGCTCGCCGAGACCGGGGTGCTGCTGCGTACCGTCGGCGAGCTGTATCCGGGGGTGGTGGCGACCCGCGCCGAGCCGGCCGCCACCGCCGCGCTGAAGGGCCGGTTGGCGATGACCGAGGTGCTCGCCGCGGCGATCCGGGACCGCCAGGAGGTGCCGGACGAGGCCGTCGAGATCGTCGTCGAGCGGGAGACGCTGCGGCTGGACCGGGCCACCTGCGTCGCGGCCCGGGACCGGGCTCGCCGCTCCGGCCGGCCGCACAACCTGGCCCGCGAGCTGTTCGACATCGAGATCGTGCACGCGCTGGCCGGTCAGGTCGCCGACCGGATCGGGGCGGACCCGCTGGGCGGGGAGAACCTGCTCGACGAGGCCGACCTGGCCGAGATCCGCCGCGAGCTGCGCGCCGAACCCGAGGTCCGGGCCGCGCTGGACCGGCTCTGGCCCCGGCTGACCCCGCAACGGCTGCTCGCCGACCTGTTCCGCGACGAGGATCGGATCGCCGCCGCGACCCCCGACCTGACCGACGAGCAGCGCCGGCTGTTGCGGCGCGAACCGGGCGGCTGGGCACCGTCCGACGCGCCGCTGCTGGACGAGGCGGCCGAACTGCTCGGCGAACGCGAACGGTCCGGGTCGCGCCGCGACGAGCTGGCCCGCCGGGCCCGCCTGGAGTACGCCGAGGGCGTCCTCGACATCACCCACGGCTCCCGGTCGATCGACCTGGAGGACGAGGACGAGGGCGAGATCCTCACCGTCGCCGACCTGATCGACGCCGACCGCCTCGACGAGCGGCAGGTCGACCGCGAGCAGCTGACCACCGCGCAGCGGGCCGCGGCGGATCGGCGGTGGACGTTCGGGCACATCATCGTGGACGAGGCGCAGGAGCTCTCCCCGATGGCCTGGCGGGTGCTGATGCGCCGGTGCCCGAGCCGGTCCATGACGGTGGTCGGGGACGTGGCCCAGACCGGGGCGCTGGCCGGCGCCGGTTCCTGGGACGACGTGCTCGCCGGCTACGTCGGCGACCGGTGGCGGCTGGAGGAGCTGACGGTCAGCTACCGCACGCCGGCCGAGATCATGGCGGTCGCGGCGAAGGTGCTGGCCCGCATCGATCCGGCGCTGACCCCGCCCCGGGCGGTCCGCCGCGCCGGGGTGTCGCCGTGGGAGCTGCGGGTACCGGCCGACGGGCTGGCCGACCGGCTCGCCGAGCTGACCGGGCGGGAACTCGCCGAGGTCGGCGACGGCCGGGTCGGGGTGCTGGTCCCGGCGGCGCTCACCGGCCAGCTCGGGCCGGCGGTCGCCGCCGCCGTGCCCGACACCGCCGTCGGTGACCAGCCGGACCTGACCAGCCGGGTGGTGATGCTCACCGTGGCGCAGGCCAAGGGCCTGGAGTTCGACGCGGTGGTCGTGGTGGACCCGGACCGGATCGTGGCCGAGTCGCCGCGCGGGCACAACGACCTGTATGTGGCGCTGACCCGGGCGACCCGCCGGCTGGGCGTGCTCAACGTCGATCGGTGAAGTTGCCGACCTGACTCGCCTGGCTGGCGCCGTCGCTGGTGCTGCCGCCCGCCGGGGTGCTCAGGCCCCCGGTGTTGGCGTCGCCGGTGGTGGTAGGCGCGACCTTGCCGCCCGGACGGCGGGGGCGGCGTCGGACGCTCGCCGGTCCGGCCCGGCCGCCGGTGGTGGTGATCACGCCCCGGTGGCGGGTCGGGCCGCCGTCGCGCAGCGTGTCCGGATCGGCCTGCGCGTCGGCCGGATCGTCGAGGTCCCGTTCCGCCGCCTCGATCAGCTCGTCGCCGGGCGGCAGGGTCACCTCCTCGGCGGCGTCGGGTCCGTAGTCGTCCCCGGTCACCCGGTCCCGCGCCTGTCGTACCGCATCCCGCGACCGCTCCTGATCGCCCACGCCGCCACCCCCTCCGTCGTGCCGGCCGCCCACCCTCGGGGCGCCGGCCGTCGACTTCCCCGGCGGGACGGGATCAACCGGCCGGCGGGCGGTCGTTTGCCGGCGGAGCCGGCGGGTAGCCAGCGGGTGCCCGGCAGTTCGCTGCGCCATGGGCGGATACCGGGAGATCGCACCGGCAGTCTCATCGAATCCGAGGAGGGACAGATGAGTACGCAGACCCCGTACCGGGCGTCTAACAGTCAGATGCCGGACGAGCAGTACATGAACACGCAGCAGATCCCGGCGATGCACTCGGAGAACCAGCCCGAGATGCGCGGTGGCAGGCGTGGTGGGCTGATGCGCGGCAGCGAGACGAAGCCCGCGGTTCGCAGCACCGAGTTCTGGATCTACCTGCTGGCGGTGGGCGGCACGCTGCTCGCCTCGCAGCTGGTCGGCCGCAACGCCGACGGTGTGGACATCTTCCGCGCCGACCGGGCGTGGTGGTTGATCGCCCTACTGACCATCGGTTACCTGGTCAGCCGGGGCCTGGCGAAGGCCGGTAGTTCCTGGCGGCACGGCGGGTAACGGCCGCCGCGGCCGGTAACGGCTGCCCGGCGTGTCCCCCCGGCTTCGGCCGGGGGGACACGCCGGCGCAGGCGCTGGTGGCGGGCTACTCCTCGAAGCCGCCGTCGTCGCCGCCCTCGAAAGCGTCGTCGAGCATCTCACCGGCGACCATGCCGCCCAGGAAGCCGAGGCCGGCGCCGGCCACCACGCCACCCATCCCGCCGCCGCGGTGCCCGCCGCGATGGCGGTGACCGTGGTAGCCGCCCGGATAGCCGGCCGGCTGGCCGTAGCCGCCCATGCTGCTGTAGCTCGCCACCGTCTGCCCCATCCACTCCTGCACCCGCTGGGCCCAGTCCACCTGGTCGGCGGTGGCGTGGTCGACCACGTACCGGCCGACGCTGTCGTGGCCGGCGCTGAACATGCCGCCGCGCTTGTCGCACTCGATGATGACGTCGACGGTGTGCGGGTTGGCCACGAAGGTGAGTTCCACCTCCCGGATCGCGTGCGCGTACTGCGGCGCGGCGAAGTACTCGATCTCCTGGTAGAACGGCAGCGTCTGCTGCACCCCGTAGAGGTGGCCGCGCTCCAGGTCGGCGCTCTTGAACCGGAAGCCGAGCTGGGCGAAGGCGTCGAGGATGCGCTGCTGCACCGGCAGCGGGTGCACCGACACCGCGTCCAGGTCACCCTTGTCGACCGCCCGGGCCACCGCGACCTCGGTACGCAGACCGAGCACCATTCCGCGCAGGCGCTGGCCGTAGACGTCGGTGATCGGGGTCTCCCACGGCACCGGGAGCTCGAACGGCAGTGAAAGGTCCCGCTTGGCGTCCAGTCGCATCGGGCCGCTGACCGGCAGCCGGTAGAACTCCATGCCGGCCGCGAACTCGGAGTCGCCGCTCTCGATCTCCACCCGGGCCACCAGCGAGAGGGTGATCTGCTCGATGTCGGCGGGGTTGTCCCCGCCGATCAGGTTCACCTGCCCCGCGAGCGTCAGTCCAGGCCGGGTGTTGGGGTTGGCGAGGACGGTGTCCACGCTGGGCCCGCCGACACCGAAGGCGCTCAACATCTTCTTGAAGACCATGGAACCACTCCTGTGATGGGGCGGAGTCCCGCCGCTGCCCGGTGTGGACCATCCACCGTGGAGCACACACCAGCCAGCGAGGCTAACGGCCCTACCTGGGAGATTGCTGAAAGCGATCGGCCCGGCACCATCCGGTGCCGGGCCGATCGCGATGCAGGTGCGGGTCAGGTGCGCTTGTAGAACCGGGAAATCAGGATGACGCCGATGGCGGCGAAGGCGATCTGGATGAAAATCTCGATCCAGTCCACGCCGGGCGTTTCGGCCACGCCGGCGAGGTCGGCCACGATGGTGCCGAGTAGCGCGGCGACCACGCCGATGGCCAGGGTGAGCCAGATCGGGATGTCCTGCTTTCCGGGCACCACCAACCGGCCGAGTGCCCCGATGATCAGGCCGATGATGATGGCGGCGAAGAGGCCGGTCACTTCCACGGGACGCTCCATTCGTCGAGGAGTAACGAGCGGGTAGTTACCCCGGCGTCCGAGTCCGGTAAACCGACGTCGTGGCCTGCCGGACCGAAGGTATATCCAGCGCTACCGCGCTACGGGTCGGCCACCGGTAGCGTCGCAGTGTGGTTCCCCGTACCGCGTTGGAGGCGCTGACCCTGCCGCCGCTGCGGCTGCTCCGCTCGGCCTGGCCGTGGCGGTCGCTGGCGTACCTGGCGTCCGGCGCGCTGCTCGGCGCGGTCACCGCCGCCGCGCTGTTCGCGCTCGGTCTCCTCGGGGTGATCCTGCTGGTCGGCCTGGTCGGCCTGCTGGCGTTCCCGGCGATGGTCTGGCTCGGCATCGTGGTGGCCCGCTACGAGCGGCGCCGGTTGCGGCTGGTCGACACCGAACCGGTGGTCGACCCGCACCGGCCGCCGGACCGGCCGGGCTGGCGGGGCTGGTTGACCACCCGGGCCCGCGAGCCGGTGACCTGGCGCGAGTTCGGCTATCTGCTGGTGGCCACCCTCGCGCTCTGGTGGGTGGACGCGATGCTGGTCTTCGCCGTGCTCTACCTGCCGCTGGTGCTGCTGGCCGCGCCGCTGTACGCCGGCGGCGAGACGCCCGCGGTGCTGCTGATAGGGGCCATGCTGGTCGGCCTCGCCGGGCTGCCGCTGGCCACGTACCCGATCATGGCCTGGGCGGGCGCCCGGGCGGCCATCGCCCGGGCCGTGCTGGCCCCCCGCGACGCGGAGTTGACCGAGCGGCTGGTCGAGGTGGCCCGGTCCCGGGCCCGGCTGGTCGACGCGTTCGAGCTGGAGCGGCGGCGCATCGAGCGGGACCTGCACGACGGCGCGCAACAGCGGCTGGTGGCGCTGAGCATGACGCTCGGTCTGGCCCGGCTCGACCTGCCGGCCGGCTCGCCCGCCGCCGCGCAGGTCGCGACCGCCCACGAGCAGGCCCGGCAGGCCCTCGCCGAGCTGCGGGAGCTGATTCGCGGGGTGCATCCGCAGCTGCTCAGCGACCGGGGCCTGCGGGCGGCGGTCGAGGAGGTGGCCGGCCGGTCTCCGGTACCGGTCGACGTCGAGCTGGCGCTGACCGGGCGGCTGCCGGCGGCGGCCGAGCAGACGGCGTACTTCGTGGTCACCGAGGCGCTGACGAACGTGGCCCGGCACAGCCGGGCGGGCCGGGCCACGGTGCGCGGCGCGCTCGACGGCGACCGGCTGGTGGTGGAGATCCAGGACGACGGTGCCGGGGGCGCCGACCCGGCAGCCGGCACCGGGCTGGCCGGGCTCGCCGACCGGGTGGCCGCCTTCGACGGCCGGTTGCTGCTGTCCAGCCCGGTCGGCGGGCCGACCCTGATCCGGGCGGAGATCCCGTGTCCGCCCTGCGGGTGACGCTGGCCGAGGACTCGGTGCTGCTCCGGGAGGGCCTGGCCGGGCTGCTGCACCGGTTCGGGCACACCGTCGTCGCCTCAGTCGGGGATGCCCCGGCGTTGCTGGCGTCG from the Solwaraspora sp. WMMD1047 genome contains:
- a CDS encoding ATP-binding domain-containing protein, with the protein product MLYGRLDELRALAAGRLAEHLRYTGGTQQARSQRDSTVAMYSEQVQRFGAVESGLCFGRLDFDNGTRRYIGRIGIFDHSDSDAADAADGADRDPDEPLLMDWRAPAARPFYLATAAAPDGVRRRRHIRTRNRTVVGLDDEVLDLRSVRPSDHVELTGEAALLAAVSAGRTGRMSDIVQTIQAEQDRVIRSELPGVLVVQGGPGTGKTAVALHRAAYLLYTHRQQLSSRGVLVVGPNATFLRYISQVLPALAETGVLLRTVGELYPGVVATRAEPAATAALKGRLAMTEVLAAAIRDRQEVPDEAVEIVVERETLRLDRATCVAARDRARRSGRPHNLARELFDIEIVHALAGQVADRIGADPLGGENLLDEADLAEIRRELRAEPEVRAALDRLWPRLTPQRLLADLFRDEDRIAAATPDLTDEQRRLLRREPGGWAPSDAPLLDEAAELLGERERSGSRRDELARRARLEYAEGVLDITHGSRSIDLEDEDEGEILTVADLIDADRLDERQVDREQLTTAQRAAADRRWTFGHIIVDEAQELSPMAWRVLMRRCPSRSMTVVGDVAQTGALAGAGSWDDVLAGYVGDRWRLEELTVSYRTPAEIMAVAAKVLARIDPALTPPRAVRRAGVSPWELRVPADGLADRLAELTGRELAEVGDGRVGVLVPAALTGQLGPAVAAAVPDTAVGDQPDLTSRVVMLTVAQAKGLEFDAVVVVDPDRIVAESPRGHNDLYVALTRATRRLGVLNVDR
- a CDS encoding sensor domain-containing protein; its protein translation is MVPRTALEALTLPPLRLLRSAWPWRSLAYLASGALLGAVTAAALFALGLLGVILLVGLVGLLAFPAMVWLGIVVARYERRRLRLVDTEPVVDPHRPPDRPGWRGWLTTRAREPVTWREFGYLLVATLALWWVDAMLVFAVLYLPLVLLAAPLYAGGETPAVLLIGAMLVGLAGLPLATYPIMAWAGARAAIARAVLAPRDAELTERLVEVARSRARLVDAFELERRRIERDLHDGAQQRLVALSMTLGLARLDLPAGSPAAAQVATAHEQARQALAELRELIRGVHPQLLSDRGLRAAVEEVAGRSPVPVDVELALTGRLPAAAEQTAYFVVTEALTNVARHSRAGRATVRGALDGDRLVVEIQDDGAGGADPAAGTGLAGLADRVAAFDGRLLLSSPVGGPTLIRAEIPCPPCG
- a CDS encoding GlsB/YeaQ/YmgE family stress response membrane protein, which translates into the protein MEVTGLFAAIIIGLIIGALGRLVVPGKQDIPIWLTLAIGVVAALLGTIVADLAGVAETPGVDWIEIFIQIAFAAIGVILISRFYKRT
- a CDS encoding sporulation protein, which produces MVFKKMLSAFGVGGPSVDTVLANPNTRPGLTLAGQVNLIGGDNPADIEQITLSLVARVEIESGDSEFAAGMEFYRLPVSGPMRLDAKRDLSLPFELPVPWETPITDVYGQRLRGMVLGLRTEVAVARAVDKGDLDAVSVHPLPVQQRILDAFAQLGFRFKSADLERGHLYGVQQTLPFYQEIEYFAAPQYAHAIREVELTFVANPHTVDVIIECDKRGGMFSAGHDSVGRYVVDHATADQVDWAQRVQEWMGQTVASYSSMGGYGQPAGYPGGYHGHRHRGGHRGGGMGGVVAGAGLGFLGGMVAGEMLDDAFEGGDDGGFEE